The following proteins come from a genomic window of Streptomyces sp. Sge12:
- a CDS encoding saccharopine dehydrogenase family protein, translating into MTSTGAAYAAGPVVVYGATGHTGRFVVAELRRRGIATVVSGRNADRLAALAAEHGDLLVRPASVDDPASLDRAFAGAAAVINAAGPFAVTGGPVVGAALRAGIPYVDVAAEIEANAAMFADHAEAARKAGVPVVPAMAFFGGLGDLLVGAAMGGWKAADEVHVAYGLSSWRPTEGTRVAGEVSHQRRAGRRLRFAQGALRHHDDELSEQEWLFPEPLGRRTVIAEFTMADVVTVPSHVAVPEVRTYMAVEAARDLAGADTPAPEAVDDQGRSDQTFVVDVLVRAGGAERRATARGRDIYAVTAPLAVEAVERLLSGRARATGVASAAAMFDAPDFLRALAPYLSVEVAR; encoded by the coding sequence ATGACGAGCACGGGAGCGGCGTATGCGGCGGGTCCCGTGGTGGTTTACGGGGCCACGGGCCACACCGGCCGTTTCGTCGTCGCCGAGCTGCGCAGGCGGGGCATCGCCACCGTGGTCTCCGGCCGCAACGCGGACCGGTTGGCGGCGCTGGCCGCCGAGCACGGGGACCTGCTCGTGCGGCCGGCCTCCGTGGACGACCCCGCCTCGCTGGACCGGGCGTTCGCGGGAGCTGCGGCCGTGATCAATGCCGCCGGACCGTTCGCGGTGACGGGCGGCCCGGTCGTCGGGGCGGCCCTGCGCGCCGGGATCCCGTACGTCGACGTCGCGGCGGAGATCGAGGCGAACGCGGCGATGTTCGCCGACCACGCGGAGGCGGCCCGCAAGGCCGGGGTGCCCGTGGTGCCGGCCATGGCCTTCTTCGGGGGCCTGGGCGACCTGCTGGTCGGCGCGGCCATGGGCGGGTGGAAGGCGGCGGACGAGGTGCACGTCGCGTACGGGCTGAGCAGCTGGCGGCCCACGGAGGGCACCCGGGTGGCCGGCGAGGTCTCCCACCAGCGCCGTGCGGGCCGCCGGCTGCGGTTCGCGCAGGGTGCGCTGCGCCACCACGACGACGAACTGTCGGAGCAGGAGTGGCTCTTCCCGGAGCCGCTGGGCCGGCGGACGGTGATCGCCGAGTTCACCATGGCCGACGTCGTCACCGTGCCCAGCCACGTGGCCGTGCCCGAGGTGCGTACGTACATGGCCGTGGAGGCCGCGCGGGACCTCGCCGGGGCGGACACGCCGGCGCCGGAGGCGGTCGACGACCAGGGCCGGTCGGACCAGACGTTCGTCGTGGACGTCCTGGTCCGCGCGGGCGGCGCCGAGCGCCGCGCCACGGCCCGGGGCCGGGACATCTACGCGGTCACGGCGCCGCTGGCGGTGGAGGCCGTCGAGCGGCTGCTGTCCGGGCGGGCCCGGGCCACGGGTGTGGCCTCGGCCGCGGCGATGTTCGACGCGCCGGACTTCCTGCGGGCGCTGGCCCCGTACCTGTCGGTCGAGGTCGCGCGCTGA
- the proP gene encoding glycine betaine/L-proline transporter ProP, translating into MAAPRTPQVADPEAVKRHPVLFRAVRQRLNPRLRRTDITVTDDVAVKRAVKAASLGNAMEWFDFGIYSYLAVTLGRVFFPSGSDTTQLMSSFATFAVAFLVRPLGGMFFGPMGDRMGRKKVLALTMIMMAVGTFAIGLIPSYGAIGLWAPALLILFRMLQGFSTGGEYGGASTFIAEYAPDRRRGFFGSFLEFGTLAGYVGAAGLVTALYALLDDAAMDSWGWRVPFLVAGPLGLVGLYLRMRLDETPAFQRLDGGARARATEAADAVETTAKGDLAKIFREYWPTLILCVCLVGAYNIAHYMLLSYMPTYLSDELGYSETHGLLILLGVMVALMLVVSRVGALSDRYGRKPLLMGGMTGFFLLSLPAFPLIGQGGIPAITAGMLMLGLSLVCMLGTMSAALPALFPTRVRYGSLSVGYNLSASLFGGTTPLVITALIGWTGSNLMPAFYAMGAALVGILAVACMKETAQKPLDGSPPSVETEEEAAELCAARTPEPKF; encoded by the coding sequence ATGGCGGCCCCCCGAACCCCGCAGGTGGCCGATCCGGAAGCGGTGAAGCGCCATCCCGTACTCTTCCGAGCCGTCCGTCAGCGGCTGAACCCCAGACTCCGCCGGACCGACATCACCGTCACGGACGACGTGGCGGTCAAGCGCGCCGTGAAGGCGGCCTCGCTCGGCAACGCCATGGAGTGGTTCGACTTCGGCATCTACTCCTACCTGGCCGTCACCCTGGGGCGCGTCTTCTTCCCGTCGGGGAGCGACACCACCCAGCTGATGTCCTCCTTCGCGACCTTCGCCGTGGCCTTCCTGGTGCGGCCGCTGGGCGGGATGTTCTTCGGCCCGATGGGCGACCGCATGGGGCGCAAGAAGGTCCTGGCCCTCACCATGATCATGATGGCGGTGGGCACCTTCGCCATCGGCCTGATCCCCTCGTACGGGGCGATCGGGCTGTGGGCCCCGGCCCTGCTGATCCTCTTCCGGATGCTCCAGGGCTTCTCGACCGGCGGGGAGTACGGCGGCGCCTCCACCTTCATCGCCGAGTACGCGCCAGACCGGCGCCGCGGCTTCTTCGGCAGCTTCCTCGAATTCGGAACCCTGGCCGGCTACGTCGGCGCGGCCGGTCTGGTGACCGCCCTGTACGCGCTGCTCGACGACGCGGCGATGGACTCCTGGGGCTGGCGCGTGCCGTTCCTCGTCGCCGGGCCGCTCGGACTGGTCGGCCTCTACCTGCGGATGCGCCTGGACGAGACCCCCGCCTTCCAGAGGCTGGACGGTGGCGCGCGCGCCCGCGCCACCGAGGCCGCCGACGCGGTGGAGACCACCGCCAAGGGCGACCTGGCGAAGATCTTCCGCGAGTACTGGCCGACGCTGATCCTGTGCGTCTGCCTGGTCGGCGCGTACAACATCGCCCACTACATGCTGCTGTCGTACATGCCGACGTACCTCTCGGACGAACTGGGCTACAGCGAGACGCACGGCCTGCTGATCCTGCTCGGCGTGATGGTCGCCCTGATGCTCGTCGTCAGCCGGGTCGGCGCCCTCTCCGACCGCTACGGCCGCAAGCCGCTGCTGATGGGCGGCATGACGGGCTTCTTCCTGCTCTCCCTCCCGGCGTTCCCGCTGATCGGCCAGGGCGGCATCCCCGCGATCACCGCCGGCATGCTGATGCTGGGCCTCTCGCTGGTCTGCATGCTCGGCACCATGTCCGCCGCGCTGCCGGCCCTCTTTCCGACCCGGGTCCGCTACGGCTCCCTGTCGGTCGGCTACAACCTGTCGGCGTCCCTCTTCGGCGGGACGACGCCGCTGGTGATCACCGCCCTGATCGGCTGGACCGGTTCGAACCTGATGCCCGCGTTCTACGCGATGGGGGCGGCCCTGGTCGGCATCCTCGCGGTGGCGTGCATGAAGGAGACCGCGCAGAAGCCGCTCGACGGGTCTCCGCCGTCGGTGGAGACCGAGGAGGAGGCAGCAGAACTGTGCGCCGCCCGGACGCCGGAACCGAAGTTCTGA
- a CDS encoding helix-turn-helix domain-containing protein, with protein MPTVALAAAGHMLHFELAVAYEIFGNPPPDAPQGWYDVLLCGPGPVRVGPFTVEPDHGLERLARADTVIVPACADVDEPPPPELVEAVRAAHAAGARVASLCTGAFVLGAAGLLDGRRATTHWAHAAELSARHPRAEVDADVLYTDNGSVLTAAGKAAAVDLCLHLIHLDHGAAVANSIARRLVMAPHRTGGQAQFVSTPVQVSGGADHQLADLLAWAQQRLDRPLTVTDMARRANTSPRHLGRQFRAVTGRTPLQWLLTQRVRRAQELLEATDETIEAVAAATGMGTATTLRRQFKRVVGVPPDTYRRTFRTTHPA; from the coding sequence ATGCCCACTGTCGCCCTGGCGGCCGCCGGTCACATGCTGCACTTCGAGCTGGCGGTGGCCTACGAGATCTTCGGCAATCCCCCGCCCGACGCCCCGCAGGGCTGGTACGACGTACTGCTCTGCGGCCCCGGCCCCGTGCGCGTCGGCCCGTTCACCGTCGAGCCCGACCACGGGCTGGAGCGCCTGGCCCGGGCCGACACCGTGATCGTGCCCGCCTGCGCCGACGTCGACGAACCGCCGCCGCCCGAGCTGGTCGAGGCCGTACGCGCGGCCCACGCGGCCGGCGCCCGCGTCGCCTCCCTGTGCACCGGCGCCTTCGTACTCGGCGCCGCGGGCCTGCTCGACGGCCGGCGGGCCACCACCCACTGGGCGCACGCCGCGGAGCTGAGCGCACGTCACCCGCGGGCCGAGGTCGACGCCGACGTCCTCTACACCGACAACGGCAGCGTGCTCACCGCCGCGGGCAAGGCCGCCGCCGTGGACCTGTGCCTGCACCTGATCCACCTCGACCACGGCGCCGCCGTCGCCAACTCCATCGCCCGCCGCCTCGTCATGGCGCCCCACCGGACCGGCGGCCAGGCCCAGTTCGTCTCCACCCCGGTCCAGGTGTCGGGCGGCGCCGACCACCAGCTCGCCGACCTGCTCGCCTGGGCCCAGCAGCGCCTCGACCGGCCGCTGACCGTCACCGACATGGCGCGCCGGGCCAATACGAGCCCGCGCCACCTGGGCCGGCAGTTCCGGGCGGTCACCGGCCGGACCCCGCTCCAGTGGCTGCTGACCCAGCGCGTGCGGCGCGCCCAGGAGCTGCTGGAGGCCACCGACGAGACGATCGAGGCGGTCGCCGCCGCCACCGGCATGGGCACCGCCACCACCCTGCGGCGCCAGTTCAAACGGGTCGTCGGCGTCCCGCCCGACACCTACCGCCGCACCTTCCGCACCACCCACCCCGCCTGA